A single window of Coffea eugenioides isolate CCC68of chromosome 7, Ceug_1.0, whole genome shotgun sequence DNA harbors:
- the LOC113778617 gene encoding ras-related protein Rab11D — protein sequence MASGGGYGDANQKVDYVFKVVLIGDSAVGKSQILARFARNEFSLDSKATIGVEFQTRTLVIQHKSVKAQIWDTAGQERYRAVTSAYYRGAVGAMLVYDITKRQTFDHIPRWLEELRAHADKNIVVILIGNKTDLEDQRAVPTEDAKEFAEKEGLFFLETSALNATNVETAFLTVLTEIFNIVSRKTLAAGEDQGNGNPASLAGKKILVPGPAQVIPEKNRMCCASS from the exons ATGGCGAGTGGGGGTGGATATGGGGATGCAAACCAGAAAGTGGACTATGTCTTCAAAGTAGTCTTGATAGGGGATTCAGCCGTGGGGAAGTCTCAAATTCTGGCTCGGTTTGCAAGAAATGAGTTCAGCTTGGATTCTAAAGCCACCATTGGAGTCGAGTTCCAAACTCGAACTCTTGTCATTCAGCATAAGTCCGTTAAAGCCCAGATCTGGGACACTGCTGGCCAAGAACG ATACAGAGCTGTCACAAGTGCATACTACAGGGGAGCTGTTGGTGCGATGTTGGTGTATGACATAACAAAACGCCAAACTTTTGATCACATACCTCGATGGCTGGAAGAATTGCGTGCTCATGCTGACAAGAACATTGTCGTTATCTTAATTGGAAACAAAACTGATCTGGAAGACCAGCGAGCAGTACCAACTGAGGATGCCAAGGAATTTGCAGAGAAGGAAGGATTATTCTTTTTGGAGACCTCTGCATTAAATGCAACAAATGTGGAGACAGCATtcttgacagttttgacagagATTTTCAATATTGTTAGTAGGAAGACCCTCGCTGCAGGTGAAGATCAAGGTAATGGCAACCCTGCATCTTTAGCAGGCAAAAAAATACTTGTTCCTGGCCCTGCACAAGTAATCCCAGAGAAGAATAGGATGTGCTGTGCATCTTCGTAA